One Papio anubis isolate 15944 unplaced genomic scaffold, Panubis1.0 scaffold595, whole genome shotgun sequence genomic region harbors:
- the LOC101003019 gene encoding LOW QUALITY PROTEIN: cytochrome c oxidase subunit 6b-1-like (The sequence of the model RefSeq protein was modified relative to this genomic sequence to represent the inferred CDS: inserted 2 bases in 2 codons): protein MSDLPWYNVEQRIQRLREFGMVECISHFRPTHPSWEGPEDTPLTNALQNRFVRAGAASLKSPVIALLCVSDPTVGTSVTQLQNLNTEVASGVPLGFNTMAEEDIETKIKNHSTAPFDSRXPNQNQTRNCWQNDLDFHRCQKAXTAKGGNITVCEWYQRVCKSLCPISWVTAWDKRQAEGTFPGKI from the exons ATGTCTGATCTCCCTTGGTATAATGTAGAGCAaaggatccaaaggcttagggagttCGGGATGGTGGAGTgcattagtcactttagacctactcatcccagctgggaaggTCCAGAAGATacacccttgaccaatgccttgcaaaacagatttgtgagggcaggagctgcatctttgaagagccctgtaattgctcttctgtGTGTGTCAGATCCAACAGTAGGAACctcagtcactcaactacaaaactTAAATACAGAAGTTGCATCCGGGGTGCCTCTAGGATTCAATACCATGGCGGAAGAGGACATCGAGACCAAAATCAAGAACCACAGCACTGCCCCTTTTGACAGCC TTCCCAACCAGAACCAGACCAGGAACTGCTGGCAGAACGACCTGGATTTCCACCGCTGTCAGAAGG AGACCGCTAAAGGAGGCAATATCACTGTGTGCGAATGGTACCAGCGTGTGTGCAAGTCCCTCTGCCCCATATCCTGGGTCACAGCCTGGGACAAGCGCCAGGCTGAAGGCACATTTCCTGGGAAGATCTGA
- the ZNF786 gene encoding zinc finger protein 786 isoform X1 produces the protein MCPLQNSFKLTRRRSWSYFEAIMNACVLCLQFQLPLTFEDVAIYFSEQEWQDLEAWQKELYKHVMRSNYETLVSLDDGLPKPELISWIEHGGEPFRNWRESQKSGNIICSSGDLHFDPGFQEQLFWGSQQAVNSRKTKSHFQLDLLESQCSFGSFVSLRSDRGITLRSPQRHNARTPPPLARGPSESTLKELPSPRNLDLPGLRDVPAWESTQHPYPVSGESCWANNHLVMHQRGQSKDRPHRAWEKFNKRADTQMPRSSPRVQRHFRCRVCAKSFRRKLCLLSHLAAHAARVPFQSADGEMCFRHEQAHPSHRLPHQGEKPAQCTPCGMRSLPVDSTQARWCQQSWEGPASWRESRGASSSVHSGEKAGSRLAQEESGHQQGDTEAQQHLAPAPCSCSECGERSPTSTLACHCRAHTVEKPFQCPHCNKRFCLRRLLQVHQHAHGGERPFSCRKCGKGFAKQCKLTEHIRVHSGEKPFWCAKCGRNFRQRGQLLRHQRLHTDEKPFQCPECGLSFRLESMLRAHRLRHGGERPFSCSECGRGFTHQCKLREHLRVHSGERPFQCLECDKRFRLKGILKAHQHTHSKERPFSCGECGKGFTRQSKLTEHLRVHSGERPFQCPECNRSFRLKGQLLSHQRLHTGERPFQCPECDKRYRVKADMKAHQLLHSGEMPFSCECGKGFVKHSKLIEHIRTHTGEKPFQCPKCDKSFRLKAQLLSHQGLHTGERPFHCPDCGKNFRERGHMLRHQRIHRPERPFACGDCGKGFIYKSKLAEHIRVHTKSCPAPNELDIKKRLSQLFAMIEADWS, from the exons ATGTGTCCACtgcaaaattcttttaaattaacaAGGAGAAGGAGCTGGAGTTATTTTGAAGCAATCATGAATGCATGTGTCTTATGTCTACAATTTCAGCTACCTCTGACTTTTGAGGATGTTGCCATTTATTTCTCGGAGCAAGAATGGCAGGATCTAGAGGCATGGCAGAAGGAGCTTTACAAGCATGTGATGAGAAGCAATTATGAGACTCTCGTCTCTCTAG ATGATGGACTTCCAAAACCAGAACTGATATCCTGGATTGAACACGGGGGAGAGCCCTTCAGGAACTGGAGAGAATCACAGAAATCAGGAAACATAATTTGCTCCTCTGGTGATTTGCATTTTGATCCAGGTTTTCAGGAACAGCTGTTTTGGG GAAGCCAGCAGGCTGTGAATtcaagaaaaactaaaagccaTTTCCAATTAGATCTTCTTGAGAGCCAGTGTTCCTTTGGATCCTTTGTTTCCTTGAGGTCTGACCGAGGCATCACCCTCAGGAGCCCACAGAGGCACAACGCCAGGACTCCTCCGCCACTAGCCCGCGGCCCCAGTGAATCTACCCTAAAAGAACTCCCAAGTCCCAGAAATCTGGATCTTCCTGGTTTGCGGGACGTCCCTGCCTGGGAGAGCACCCAGCACCCTTATCCTGTCTCCGGGGAAAGCTGTTGGGCGAACAACCATTTAGTAATGCACCAGAGGGGCCAGTCAAAGGACCGACCACATAGGGCCTGGGAGAAATTCAACAAGAGGGCGGACACGCAGATGCCGCGGAGCAGCCCTCGGGTACAGAGGCACTTCCGGTGTCGCGTGTGCGCCAAGAGCTTCCGCAGGAAGCTGTGTCTGCTGAGCCATCTGGCGGCCCACGCGGCGAGGGTTCCCTTCCAGAGCGCTGACGGTGAAATGTGCTTCCGACATGAGCAGGCCCATCCCAGCCACCGCCTCCCGCACCAGGGGGAGAAGCCTGCCCAGTGTACCCCGTGCGGCATGCGCTCCCTCCCGGTGGACAGCACGCAGGCTCGGTGGTGCCAGCAGAGTTGGGAGGGGCCGGCCTCTTGGAGAGAAAGCCGCGGAGCCTCCAGCAGTGTGCACTCGGGAGAGAAGGCAGGCTCGCGCCTGGCGCAAGAGGAGAGCGGCCACCAGCAGGGGGACACGGAGGCTCAGCAGCACCTCGCACCGGCGCCCTGCTCTTGCTCGGAGTGTGGGGAGCGCTCCCCTACGAGCACCCTCGCCTGCCACTGCAGGGCGCATACTGTAGAAAAGCCCTTCCAGTGTCCCCATTGCAACAAGCGTTTCTGCCTGCGCCGCCTGCTGCAGGTCCACCAGCACGCGCACGGTGGGGAGAGACCGTTCTCCTGCAGGAAATGTGGCAAGGGCTTCGCCAAGCAGTGTAAACTCACGGAGCACATTCGAGTCCACAGCGGAGAGAAGCCTTTCTGGTGTGCCAAGTGTGGCAGGAACTTCCGTCAGAGGGGACAGCTGCTGCGGCACCAGCGGCTGCACACGGACGAGAAGCCCTTTCAGTGCCCAGAGTGTGGGCTGAGCTTCCGCCTGGAGAGCATGCTGAGAGCCCACCGGCTCCGGCACGGCGGGGAGAGGCCGTTCTCCTGTAGCGAGTGTGGCAGAGGCTTCACCCACCAGTGCAAGCTCCGTGAGCACCTGAGGGTGCACAGCGGGGAGAGGCCTTTCCAGTGCCTGGAGTGCGACAAGCGCTTCCGCCTGAAGGGCATCCTGAAGGCCCACCAGCACACGCACAGCAAGGAGAGGCCGTTCTCGTGTGGGGAGTGTGGTAAGGGCTTCACCAGACAGTCCAAGCTCACGGAGCACTTGCGCGTGCACAGCGGGGAGAGACCCTTCCAGTGCCCAGAGTGCAACAGAAGCTTCCGCCTGAAGGGGCAGCTGCTCAGCCACCAACGCCTGCACACCGGAGAGAGGCCCTTCCAGTGTCCGGAGTGTGACAAGCGCTATCGCGTGAAGGCCGACATGAAGGCCCACCAACTGCTGCACAGCGGGGAGATGCCTTTCTCCTGTGAGTGCGGCAAGGGCTTTGTGAAACACTCGAAGCTCATCGAGCACATCAGGACGCACACGGGAGAGAAGCCTTTTCAGTGTCCCAAGTGTGACAAGAGTTTCCGCCTGAAGGCGCAGTTGCTCAGCCATCAGGGCCTGCACACAGGGGAGAGGCCTTTCCACTGCCCTGACTGTGGCAAGAACTTCCGGGAAAGGGGACACATGCTGAGGCACCAGCGCATCCACAGGCCCGAGAGGCCCTTTGCCTGTGGCGACTGTGGGAAGGGCTTCATTTACAAGTCTAAGCTTGCAGAGCACATCAGAGTACACACAAAATCCTGTCCTGCTCCAAATGAACTGGACATTAAGAAAAGGCTCAGCCAACTGTTTGCAATGATAGAGGCCGACTGGAGTTGA
- the ZNF786 gene encoding zinc finger protein 786 isoform X2, which yields MKTVLWNKIEDDGLPKPELISWIEHGGEPFRNWRESQKSGNIICSSGDLHFDPGFQEQLFWGSQQAVNSRKTKSHFQLDLLESQCSFGSFVSLRSDRGITLRSPQRHNARTPPPLARGPSESTLKELPSPRNLDLPGLRDVPAWESTQHPYPVSGESCWANNHLVMHQRGQSKDRPHRAWEKFNKRADTQMPRSSPRVQRHFRCRVCAKSFRRKLCLLSHLAAHAARVPFQSADGEMCFRHEQAHPSHRLPHQGEKPAQCTPCGMRSLPVDSTQARWCQQSWEGPASWRESRGASSSVHSGEKAGSRLAQEESGHQQGDTEAQQHLAPAPCSCSECGERSPTSTLACHCRAHTVEKPFQCPHCNKRFCLRRLLQVHQHAHGGERPFSCRKCGKGFAKQCKLTEHIRVHSGEKPFWCAKCGRNFRQRGQLLRHQRLHTDEKPFQCPECGLSFRLESMLRAHRLRHGGERPFSCSECGRGFTHQCKLREHLRVHSGERPFQCLECDKRFRLKGILKAHQHTHSKERPFSCGECGKGFTRQSKLTEHLRVHSGERPFQCPECNRSFRLKGQLLSHQRLHTGERPFQCPECDKRYRVKADMKAHQLLHSGEMPFSCECGKGFVKHSKLIEHIRTHTGEKPFQCPKCDKSFRLKAQLLSHQGLHTGERPFHCPDCGKNFRERGHMLRHQRIHRPERPFACGDCGKGFIYKSKLAEHIRVHTKSCPAPNELDIKKRLSQLFAMIEADWS from the exons ATGAAGACAGTCTTATGGAACAAGATAGAAG ATGATGGACTTCCAAAACCAGAACTGATATCCTGGATTGAACACGGGGGAGAGCCCTTCAGGAACTGGAGAGAATCACAGAAATCAGGAAACATAATTTGCTCCTCTGGTGATTTGCATTTTGATCCAGGTTTTCAGGAACAGCTGTTTTGGG GAAGCCAGCAGGCTGTGAATtcaagaaaaactaaaagccaTTTCCAATTAGATCTTCTTGAGAGCCAGTGTTCCTTTGGATCCTTTGTTTCCTTGAGGTCTGACCGAGGCATCACCCTCAGGAGCCCACAGAGGCACAACGCCAGGACTCCTCCGCCACTAGCCCGCGGCCCCAGTGAATCTACCCTAAAAGAACTCCCAAGTCCCAGAAATCTGGATCTTCCTGGTTTGCGGGACGTCCCTGCCTGGGAGAGCACCCAGCACCCTTATCCTGTCTCCGGGGAAAGCTGTTGGGCGAACAACCATTTAGTAATGCACCAGAGGGGCCAGTCAAAGGACCGACCACATAGGGCCTGGGAGAAATTCAACAAGAGGGCGGACACGCAGATGCCGCGGAGCAGCCCTCGGGTACAGAGGCACTTCCGGTGTCGCGTGTGCGCCAAGAGCTTCCGCAGGAAGCTGTGTCTGCTGAGCCATCTGGCGGCCCACGCGGCGAGGGTTCCCTTCCAGAGCGCTGACGGTGAAATGTGCTTCCGACATGAGCAGGCCCATCCCAGCCACCGCCTCCCGCACCAGGGGGAGAAGCCTGCCCAGTGTACCCCGTGCGGCATGCGCTCCCTCCCGGTGGACAGCACGCAGGCTCGGTGGTGCCAGCAGAGTTGGGAGGGGCCGGCCTCTTGGAGAGAAAGCCGCGGAGCCTCCAGCAGTGTGCACTCGGGAGAGAAGGCAGGCTCGCGCCTGGCGCAAGAGGAGAGCGGCCACCAGCAGGGGGACACGGAGGCTCAGCAGCACCTCGCACCGGCGCCCTGCTCTTGCTCGGAGTGTGGGGAGCGCTCCCCTACGAGCACCCTCGCCTGCCACTGCAGGGCGCATACTGTAGAAAAGCCCTTCCAGTGTCCCCATTGCAACAAGCGTTTCTGCCTGCGCCGCCTGCTGCAGGTCCACCAGCACGCGCACGGTGGGGAGAGACCGTTCTCCTGCAGGAAATGTGGCAAGGGCTTCGCCAAGCAGTGTAAACTCACGGAGCACATTCGAGTCCACAGCGGAGAGAAGCCTTTCTGGTGTGCCAAGTGTGGCAGGAACTTCCGTCAGAGGGGACAGCTGCTGCGGCACCAGCGGCTGCACACGGACGAGAAGCCCTTTCAGTGCCCAGAGTGTGGGCTGAGCTTCCGCCTGGAGAGCATGCTGAGAGCCCACCGGCTCCGGCACGGCGGGGAGAGGCCGTTCTCCTGTAGCGAGTGTGGCAGAGGCTTCACCCACCAGTGCAAGCTCCGTGAGCACCTGAGGGTGCACAGCGGGGAGAGGCCTTTCCAGTGCCTGGAGTGCGACAAGCGCTTCCGCCTGAAGGGCATCCTGAAGGCCCACCAGCACACGCACAGCAAGGAGAGGCCGTTCTCGTGTGGGGAGTGTGGTAAGGGCTTCACCAGACAGTCCAAGCTCACGGAGCACTTGCGCGTGCACAGCGGGGAGAGACCCTTCCAGTGCCCAGAGTGCAACAGAAGCTTCCGCCTGAAGGGGCAGCTGCTCAGCCACCAACGCCTGCACACCGGAGAGAGGCCCTTCCAGTGTCCGGAGTGTGACAAGCGCTATCGCGTGAAGGCCGACATGAAGGCCCACCAACTGCTGCACAGCGGGGAGATGCCTTTCTCCTGTGAGTGCGGCAAGGGCTTTGTGAAACACTCGAAGCTCATCGAGCACATCAGGACGCACACGGGAGAGAAGCCTTTTCAGTGTCCCAAGTGTGACAAGAGTTTCCGCCTGAAGGCGCAGTTGCTCAGCCATCAGGGCCTGCACACAGGGGAGAGGCCTTTCCACTGCCCTGACTGTGGCAAGAACTTCCGGGAAAGGGGACACATGCTGAGGCACCAGCGCATCCACAGGCCCGAGAGGCCCTTTGCCTGTGGCGACTGTGGGAAGGGCTTCATTTACAAGTCTAAGCTTGCAGAGCACATCAGAGTACACACAAAATCCTGTCCTGCTCCAAATGAACTGGACATTAAGAAAAGGCTCAGCCAACTGTTTGCAATGATAGAGGCCGACTGGAGTTGA